The following coding sequences are from one Lysinibacillus sp. FSL W8-0992 window:
- a CDS encoding Mor transcription activator family protein, producing the protein MIDSSKLDSSCFNGAYKDFVELIGYKNTLSVYNYFAGQYVTFPKRLLSEDFLHEQIIKEFDGTNAKELARKYDYSYSWIMKILKRNSYKDTIR; encoded by the coding sequence GTGATCGATAGTAGTAAACTAGATAGCTCTTGCTTCAACGGAGCATATAAAGATTTTGTTGAGTTAATTGGCTATAAAAATACGTTAAGCGTATATAACTATTTCGCTGGTCAATATGTGACCTTTCCTAAGCGTTTGTTATCAGAAGATTTTTTGCACGAGCAAATCATTAAAGAGTTTGATGGGACAAACGCTAAAGAGTTAGCACGGAAATATGATTATTCTTATAGTTGGATTATGAAAATACTAAAAAGAAACTCGTATAAAGACACAATACGATAA